The stretch of DNA taaaccacaaaaaaaaaaaaaaaagtaaacaccAGAAAAAGAAAGAACACCAACGAACAAAAAGGTAGAGGTATATTCACCCGAGTCTCCATCGCCGCAAGAGATGCTCCAGCTCAATCTGCCGCAGCGATCCCCCTCCAATCCCTTGTGAAATCGTCGAGAAATAACAAAAAGAACCGATCTTTAATCACCAAAGAATCCTTCCTTCCAGGAATCAGCTCCAATCCAAAGGGAAGGAAAGGAAgccgaggagaggagaggagaggtcgGAGGGGGTGAGGGGAGGCTAAAAACGAAAGTGGGCGTGccgagaaagggagaggagaaggtGCCACGTCGGACGGTGATATATATAGTTTTCCTCCGTTTAATAAAATTCACTTCGTAGATGGTTCCAGAAGCCGCTTAATACTAGTGGCTGGGAGACCGTCACACGTGGCACCTCCTCCTGTCACCCCCCCCCACCGCGATCTGTTAATCTTCTTCCCGCCAACCATTTTCCGTCTTCGGGAATCttctttattaattttaattttttaatcttcATAATTCATTAAAAAGAGTATTTTTTTAGTAGCTTTTCCTATTTTTGCGTCTAATAATTTTGGCCTTTCCAATAAAAACTTCATATGCACTGTTTACATCCTGTGCAGATAATATTCTGGATATGTATAAATGGGTCTTACATTTTTGCTCTGAATTAGTTATCAAGATGACCCAAATTCTAATTAATTGTATATTATGTTAATTtcttataacttaagatttattTATATATCCCTTAATATTGAAAAAAATCGTAATTAATTTAAATGAGATATACTAATTAGGTTAAACAAGTATACATTTCAACTGACATCTTTCTTTTTTATCATTAAAAGTATTTTaggtatttattttaaatattggtACGGAAGTATATGTCATTTTTAATTGTAATGGATAGATACGTAAAAATCATTCCTAAATAGAATGCCAAACGTGGCATGTACATAATACCTAACTGTCACGAGGCATTGTGGATCAGGTGCGGAGATGCGTGCAGCGAGCGAGGCCAACTTCACCACACGTCATCTCGTACTGACCGCCACTCCATTGGCCTACCGACACGCGTCCCCAGCAACCCCAGTTGAAACCCAGAAGCCAGCAGAGGATCCTCACAAACGTGGACGCGTCTCCACCGTTCGAAAATGCTCCAAGTGCCGTAGAAGATTTCTCTTCGAATCCAAAGGATCAGACGGCAGATGTACTGCGCTCAGGAGATCTACTACTTGAATGAGAAAAACATCAACATATGCGGCACTTctgacgtatatatatatatatatatatatatatatatatatatatatatatatatatatatatatacacgtgtaTACATGCACATGTATATGCGTATATATACAATCCAAAGACAGGATTGGACGAAGAGTGGTGGGTAATGTTGTACACGTATGTGCTGCTCTTTGCATCTACTGCTACAACCTTCAGTTCATTCAGGCAATCACAGAGAGCAGcagtagtagaaaaaaaattcCATAATTTATTTCGCTTCATCTGCAAGAGAAGAGAGTGTACTAAAACTGGAGAGTTTGCCTGGAAATTACCGCCTAGAGAAGCATTCTTCCGAGTGGACCAATGCCTGCATGCACCTCCGGTCTCTTGGCAGGAATAATGGAGTCTTGGCAAACTCAGCATCAGATACCTACACATGCATCTCACCACTActgctctatctctctctctctctctcactcactctctCTCCTAACTAGCAACAAGGATTTGAGAGGGGCCACGAGTGGCTAAAATCTTGTGGACCAAAAGGAGACGGAGTACCAGTCaccaatctagagagaaatccacATTCAATCTGCTGGTTTGGTATGTCAGGCAGAGTTGCAGGCCGGATGATGGGCATGCCAGAAGGGCGGCAGCTTGTGGCCGAGAATAGCATCAAACCAGCCTTGATGTGACCCCCCACCATGACTCCTCTTGCCTAAATCATTGTGCAGCTGCTCCTGCATCTTTCTTCTTCCGACGGGGACTCTTTGCCCAGCTGCATGCATTGCGAGGTTGTTTGTCATGTGATTGCACGACGTGTCGCAAGAAGATGGCAAGGACAAGACCACGGATCTTCTTCTCAGTGGAAGATGAAGTGCCGACGACTGGGTAGTAGCCCTGCGGAAGGAGAGCAAAAGGTGGGTTATCCATCACGGGTGCGGACACATTCAGTGGATCATCCGTCATGCATTTCAATGCAGACAAATCTCCGAGCATGATTGGGAGCCGTGTGAGCCATCCATTGTCAGCAACTGTTCTGCAAGCTGCATGCTAGAAGCCGAGAAGAGTTACGTGAACATAGGAAACAAAGGACAAAGAACTGATACTATTAGTGTTTCACTTTGTTTCTGAATCAATCATAATCACACTAATGATTCATGCTTAAATATTAGTTTTATGATTAAAGGAGACTTCCAACAATAATGATAGTTGTCATCTGTCCTCCTCGACGTAAATTGGAGTTTACCGTGGCATATGCTCTACAGTAACACTAGTTCCTCAAGCGTTGTTGCTTATAAGCATGGAAGATCTTCTATTCTAAGATTCTAATGTTGTCATTCGGTGGAGAGAAGACATAAACTTGGCCACTGGTCCTGAGAACAGAACAATGTCTTTAAGGACACACCATTGAGAATGTGCCAAGAGTAATGAATGTCATGAATTAATCTGGATTAAGTCGAACTACTGGATATAAAAATATTCATTACATATAAAGCCTGAGTTCAAGTGGTTTGGTTAATGGCATGAGGTGGAGGGGAAGAAGGATATAAACTTATCTTCATTACATATATCCACACATGGTTAATGGATTAAGTCGAACTACTGGATATAAAAATATTCATTACATACTTGATCttcctttatttttatttttatttttatttgtaattttACCTTACATTATTTTTATTTGCAAATATTCATATAAATTGATTTACCTTACATTATTTGTAATAGAAGTGTATAATAATTCTTTATATTCAAAACTCATTGTGCAATTGATAAGCTAAATTCCATTGGGTAGGAACatctcttgaaaatttttttttgtcttttatcatttAATCTGCAATATCCTGCCTACTCTTTCATTACTTGTGGATGagtttacaaaaaataaaattacttGTTTGgtggaataaaaaaaaagagatttaagTACTCATTATACACATAAATTTAACATGCACATTTAATGTGAAAAAAATTACCACCAAAAGCTGGTTGGCAAACTTGCTAAAACTCAGGAATAAATGCAATATTTGCAgatgtattattaaaaaataattttttaaaaaacttaaatagtttttatcattctataaatattattgataatatgaCATTCATCAAAAATTTAAAAGTCAATTATTCTATTTTGCATGGTTCAATCACTATCAACCCAATGACATATAATCCTAGTTTATTTGCTAATAATCATTTCAAATATCACTATAAATTGAAACAGATCCATTAAaagaatgaaaaatattttaagatttctttatatatatatataaagttcatAAACAGTGTGTTGGAGTGGTTCTAGGAATATATCTTGTAGTAGAATTTAAAGTATTTTAACAATAACTAATAAAATCTAATTTTTCATCAAGATTAAAAGAGAGGTATTTGACAGAAATAAATTTTGTTTATTCTTCTCTATTTTTTTCAAGGGAAGAATGAAATACTTGATAATGGTTAGTTGTTTAATTGAAAATTTTACTTTTGACTTTTATTAAGACCCACttgaataataatattaatattaataataataataataatattaataataataataatattattattattattattatttatccctGTTTGTCGATATCAGTTTGTCGAACCGTTCATTGGTTTGGGTTTTTGGAACAGTTCTGTTCTGGTTCGAAGGTCAGGGCTCCGATGATGGCATATCTTCTTGCATGTCCGACTTGGGACAGAGCACTGCAAAACAAGCAAGAGCTATTGTCTCTTGCAGGAGCAGTAATAGAGGAGAGGTTGAAGAACCGTGAGGAGGATGCACAAGAGCGTTGGCTTCACCACATCACCCACCTCACCAACCTGGAGAAAGAAGAGCAGTAGCCCATCCGCTGCGCCTGCCGCTTGCCGTGCGACGACCGGGCATGCAATTACGTCCCTCCACTGCCACTCTGCTCGTCTTCCTTCCACCTTCGCAAACGCTTGGCATCGGCTTCTGCTTCCACTGCTCCACGCACAACCCTCTCATCCTAACGAGCCATCGAGGGAACGGGTCGATCGGGTTTACGTGGAACCCGGCCCGACCCGACTCAGCCCGTCTCCTTCCTCCGCTGGTTGATGCAAGACGCCCTTCGACCACACATACGACCACTTCACTCCCATCACCAATGTCCGCCAACCATTCCAATCTCCCTATCCTCTCCCGCCTTCTTCGCTCTCTTAGTCAACCCCTCCTCACccagcttcccttcttcccctccCCAGAATTCCATCATGGCCACCGCTGCTGTGACTGCCGCAGTCTCCCTCCCTTCCTCCAAGTCCTCCGCCCTCAACAAGACCCCATCCGTCTCTCCTGTCTCTCTCGAGAGGATCAGCTTCCAGAAGGCGAGTCCGTCTCCTTACTTCTTTGTCATCCATATATCTAGTACTGATTGCTTCTTGGGAATGGATGGATTCCAGCAGGCGGCACGCTTGCAGTCAAGAAAAGTACCGGCGGCCGATGCCAGGAAGTTGGTCTCGGTACGAGCCCAGGTCACGACCGAAGCTCCGGCCAAGGTCGCGAAGGTCTCGAAGAAGGACGACGAAGGCGTTGTCACCAACAAGTTCAAGCCCAAGGATCCCTACACCGGGACATGCCTCCTGAACACCAAGATCACCGGCGACGATGCCCCCGGCGAGACTTGGCACATGGTCTTCAGCACAGAGGGTAATCCTGTCTCAGCCTATGTACGTGCGTATACTTCTGGATTCTACTGTGTTCATTGCGTGCATCGGCCACAGGAGAAATCCCCTACAGAGAGGGACAATCCATCGGTGTCATCCCTGACGGGGTCGACAAGAACGGGAAGCCGCACAAACTCAGGTTGTACTCCATCGCCAGCAGTGCTCTTGGAGACTTTGGTGATTCCAAGACCGTAAGCCATCCAAATTCCTACTTGGGACTTGCAAGTTCCTGGTCACATTAATCGGATTCCTTGAGTGCCGCTATGTCCTTCCGTAGGTGTCGCTCTGCGTGAAGCGGCTTGTTTACACCAACGAGCAAGGGGAGATCGTCAAAGGAGTCTGCTCCAATTTCTTATGTAACGATCCTAACCTCTCCAGAATCATTCATGAACATGCAACAGGATATCTTGTTTTATGTGATGATTTCTTGTCTTCTCTGTTCTGCCACTATATGTCAGGTGACCTGAAGCCTGGTGCTGATGTCAAGATTACAGGACCAGTCGGGAAGGAAATGCTAATGCCAAAAGATCCAAATGCAACCATCATCATGGTAATAGAATGCCATGGGTTTGGTGTTCTTCGATTAAGATTGTTCTATAGCTACATGCCTGATCCGTCCATTGCAGCTTGCAACTGGCACTGGAATCGCTCCTTTCCGCTCTTTCCTGTGGAAGATGTTCTTTGAGAAGCATCATGATTATAAGGTGATGTTCTTGGCCGATGAATCCAAACGCCATTCACTGGGATCTTGTAGTTGACTGTAGTATCAGCATAATGTACTGATGCATTCGGATAAGTTGCAGTTCAATGGACTAGCATGGCTCTTCTTGGGAGTTCCTACGAGTAGCTCATTGCTCTACAAGGAGGTCAGCTTGAAATCTTGATGCCGGTGACAAGATCTCAAATTTGACTACTTCCACACATCAGCGGTTGATCAAATTGTGTGTCTGCTGCTGGCTTAGGAGTTTGAGAAGATGAAGGAGAAATCACCAGACAATTTCCGGGTCGACTATGCCGTCAGCAGAGAGCAAACCAACGAGAAGGGAGAGAAGATGTACATCCAGACTCGCATGGCGGAGTTCGCTGAGGAACTGTGGCAGCTACTCAAGAAGGAGAATACCTATGTATACATGTGTGGGCTGAAAGGGATGGAGAAGGGAATTGATGACATTATGGTCTCTTTGGCTGCCAAGGATGGTCAGTCTAACGCAATGATGGTATATTTTGCCGCAAACCATTCATAGGTCACTgaaatccctctctctctctctctctctgtctctcttgcaGGTATTGACTGGTTGACTTACAAGAGGGAATTGAAGAGAGCAGAACAATGGAACGTGGAAGTCTACTGATGTTTCAAGGACGACACGATCATAGCAGATCTTTGTGACCAAACTCAATTCATTTTCATGTCAATCTAATTTTTCGACGACACTTGTTTTGCCCTTGCATGGAACAACTTGGAGAAACATAAACATTTCTGGGACATGCTATGAAACATCCCATATCTGAAACATGCTATATAGAATCTAACTTAAGCCAGTAAACAGGTGGCCTTAAATCCGAAACATCCCAGAATCCAACTCCTTCCCTCTTGTCACAACAAAGGCCAAGTTGAAATGTGGCTTCTGCTCCCAAGGAAATCTAAGCCATCATGTTCTTGGGACTACTTGGGAAATCTAAATCATGGTTCCCTGCTTAGGAAGCCTGGCTAGTGCCAACGTATGACAACTATAACTATAATAGATACAGGAACCGACACAACGGATGTCAGCGTTTCTCTTTTCTTCCAGTTTGAGCAGCAAACATTGCGAATGAGAACTCATCTTCTGTGTTCTGTTGTTCTCCGACGTGCAACTGATGTTGGGTTGGTTCGGACAAGGTTGATATCTCAACTTGTGTCTCCAAACCGTGATGGCCCAAAACATGTCTTCTTCCAGAAGGGGTATAAACTGCACCCATATGCCCAGCAGTTGCACTCCTCTGCATAGGGTTAACCGGAGATGCCTGTGGGCTCATCGTGGAGCTCGGTTCGTGGACGGAGGAAGAACGTGAGAGTCCTTTCTCTTGTTTTGTCTTCGCAATTTGATGCCATTTTATTAGGGCCTTCGAAGTCTCTTCGTCGAATATGGACCTTTTCATGTGTGAACCCATCTGCGAACACATCAAATACAATTCAAGAAAATTCGTATTGTAATTTAAACATGCAATCTCAAAAAGCTAGAACGATATCTATGTTTCAATCAGCCATTAGAAGAAAGCTCTGACTCTGCTTGCATGCAAGATGAGGAAAcagattttattttctatctCATACAGGAACCTCTGCATGTATCGATTGATCTCGAGCTTCTAGGATTTTTGGTGATTGGAAACAGATTAAAGCTGCATATTGGACGCTTGTTGGTTTGATAATTTGCTAATACTAGTATCAATCTACTTACTGATGAACAATAAGGTTGGAGCTTACCACTAAGCAGAGAAATGTATGATGCCATACTTCATTCACCAATATAAACTACACAGCAGTTTTCTTACGGACTAACAAAGGATGTGTTAAGACATGAGTACAAGGGATCGATGAGACTTGTTGAAATGAGGAACATAATCTTGCAATCAATATATGGttgataattaaaagaaaaaaaccccataaaaactcGTACCTGAGACACAAGCGCATAAAGTGGAAGTGTAATATACGAACAAAAGAATTGGACTAACACCCTGCACACCAATGAAACAGAAGCATTAAGTCCATATGTTTGCAACAACTAGTTAAACTTTGTTACAATAAGAACAT from Musa acuminata AAA Group cultivar baxijiao chromosome BXJ2-11, Cavendish_Baxijiao_AAA, whole genome shotgun sequence encodes:
- the LOC135627692 gene encoding ferredoxin--NADP reductase, leaf isozyme 1, chloroplastic-like isoform X1, encoding MATAAVTAAVSLPSSKSSALNKTPSVSPVSLERISFQKQAARLQSRKVPAADARKLVSVRAQVTTEAPAKVAKVSKKDDEGVVTNKFKPKDPYTGTCLLNTKITGDDAPGETWHMVFSTEGEIPYREGQSIGVIPDGVDKNGKPHKLRLYSIASSALGDFGDSKTVSLCVKRLVYTNEQGEIVKGVCSNFLCDLKPGADVKITGPVGKEMLMPKDPNATIIMLATGTGIAPFRSFLWKMFFEKHHDYKFNGLAWLFLGVPTSSSLLYKEEFEKMKEKSPDNFRVDYAVSREQTNEKGEKMYIQTRMAEFAEELWQLLKKENTYVYMCGLKGMEKGIDDIMVSLAAKDGIDWLTYKRELKRAEQWNVEVY
- the LOC135627692 gene encoding ferredoxin--NADP reductase, leaf isozyme 1, chloroplastic-like isoform X2; its protein translation is MATAAVTAAVSLPSSKSSALNKTPSVSPVSLERISFQKAARLQSRKVPAADARKLVSVRAQVTTEAPAKVAKVSKKDDEGVVTNKFKPKDPYTGTCLLNTKITGDDAPGETWHMVFSTEGEIPYREGQSIGVIPDGVDKNGKPHKLRLYSIASSALGDFGDSKTVSLCVKRLVYTNEQGEIVKGVCSNFLCDLKPGADVKITGPVGKEMLMPKDPNATIIMLATGTGIAPFRSFLWKMFFEKHHDYKFNGLAWLFLGVPTSSSLLYKEEFEKMKEKSPDNFRVDYAVSREQTNEKGEKMYIQTRMAEFAEELWQLLKKENTYVYMCGLKGMEKGIDDIMVSLAAKDGIDWLTYKRELKRAEQWNVEVY